The genome window CAGTGGGGTCCTGGGAAAATCTATTAGCCCCTGATCTTGAACCCTGTCACCAGACTCaaccctccctcttttttcttctccatgtCTGTCAGCCACATATGTCCCTGCAGAGTTTCAGGAGGCCCCAGGTGACAGCTGAGGTGAGGGGATCAGTGTGTGTTATGTGTGAGCAATGCTGCTTAAACCAGAATTTCCTGTTTGTGGGGATTAAATTTGTGCTCCCCTAGGTTGGGTTGAATCCACTGCTGGGGTGACAAGTCCTTCttgctcctggggcagaggcctgggCGGGGTGGGCACAACAGCTGCAGGTTCCCCACCCTGGTTGGGGGCAGTGGTGTCAGTGATTTCCTGGTTTCTGTGGGAAGCAGCCCTGCCGCTCCGCCTCTTGACAAGCCCCTGGCCCGTGATCTCCAGGAGCCTGGTGTTCAGGTCTTCTTCCTGGCCAGCCCTCTGCAGAAGGCTCAGCTCCTCCCACCCCAGCTGTCTGTGTTTGTGGGCTGGATCAGAGCCAGGCATTCCGCTGAGCAGAGTTTACAGGGGTGCCCAAATCCctgtaataaaagtaaatatttgttttctttctttttgtaattgaaatatattttatctctaaTCTGTTTAAATGTAAAGTGTAtgacatgtttattttatagatttagaTATTGTAATATGATTGTTATAATTAGCACCTCTACCACATTTCATAATTATCTTCTTAGTGGTTGGAGTAATTTAGCTCTAGTCTCTTAGCAAGTTTGATGACCATAGTGCAGTATTGTCTTTTGTAGAGAGCCACTGCATTTGAATGCGTCCAGCCAAcgtgcagctgagagcagaggaagggccctcCTCAGCCTTGAGTGATCTGGCAAGGCAAGGTCACTCACTGAAACAACTTGAAGGCTGTTTGTGGCATTGATGCCAAAGCAGGGCCAGTGGtgtcacaatggatagagtgtcagactgggataacaaaggacccaggttcaaagccccaagagaTTGCCAGCCTGAAAACAGGCTTGGAGTCCTTGTGTCTGCATCAGAACACAATGTCCCACCTGGCCCAAACTTTATCTATGTCTCTATGTTTTCCTTAGTCCTCTGTTGCCCCCACTCAGGTTTTCACTTCCCCGCACTGGTCGCGGCAGTCTTTATTCACCATAGTGTGTATCTGATCTCCAGGgcttataaagtaaatattatttcaatgcaatgattttgattgggattgacTTTATACTATACAATTCCCCCTTTGAAAGTACAATTTGCGTGaattgtggtggtgcagtggataaagtgtcaacttcaaatgctgaggtcactagttcgaaaccccaagcttgcctgatcaaggcacatacaggaagcaactactacgagttgatgcttccttttcccccaccccttctctctcctctttctaaaaatcaatagtaTAATTCAGTGGGAGTAATGACATTCACAAGGTTGTGCATAATAAAATTCTAGGAGTTTTATTACCCTAGCACCCAGTACCCCCTGGCTATCACTTCCCACTCATCCCTCCCCCAGTCTCTGGCatcaatgtaatattttaaaaatcaaaactaatgaaagaaattaatgcaaaaaaatttCACGACGAACAAgctttcaagttttaaaatgaagacaAGTTCTCACATTGCACTTTTTGACCCTGTATCACTCAGCAAACCCTAATCTCCACCTAATCTGTGATTTGCCTGGTAGAAAGATTGCCCCTATTCCAAATATTTCCCCTTCTGGGTTCGCTAAAGAACTGGGGGTCTGGAGCTGCACAAGGTCTGGTGATAACTTGGTGTGTCCTATCTCAGCTCAGACCCTTGGgagaaggtcttttttttttttttcttttacagggacagagagagtcagagagagggatagatagggacagacagacaggaatgaagagagatgagaagcatcaatcatcagtttttcgttgcgagaccctagttgttattgattgctttctcatatgtgccttgaccgtgggccttcagcagaccaagtaaccccttgctcgagccagcaaccttgggtccaagctggtgagctttttgctcaaaccagatgagcccgcgctcaagctggcgacctcaggatctcgaacctgggtcctctgcatctcagtccaacactctatccactgcaccaccacctggtcaagcaggaGAGGGTCTTAATGGCCAGCAACTGGCTGGAGAACTTGGGGATCGTCTTTGGCACACTCTTATGAAATAGCAAGCTTATCACCATTGATTTGGCATTTCCTGTGTACTGAGATTCTTcagtccattttatttattatttaaaatggtttTGATAAATTATTTCTATGGAGGCATTCACATTGTGAaccattaaaacaataaattaatatacagaGTAAATATAAAATTCCCCCCATCCCACCACAGTCCCAAAGGTATTACCATTTAAGATATGTCCTTTCATACCTCCCTGAGTGCCTGTGTGATCTTACTTAATCCTTATAAAGATCCCATGAAGTGAGCGCTGATATGACTTTCACTTTACATGAGTGTTGAGTGAACTCAGAGAGGTCAGGTCActtttccaaagtcacacagcttgtgAGGAGTTGtaactcaaacccaggtctgtttGATTCCAATGCCAGGaggaagagacaaagagggaTCCCTGCTTGGGAAGACTCCTCTCAGCTCAGCTAATATTGCGGCtgattcattcagtcattcaacagACATTGGGACTGACTATGTGCCAGGTGAATGATACACCAGGGTCCTGTCCTTCCTACTACAACGCATGGTCATGACAGGTGACACCATCCATTGACAAGTAATCAAACAGAAGCCAGATGGGCACAGCTcgggagaggggagaaaatgaAGCAGCTGAGGTGATGCCAGGAAAAGTTAAGTAAACATCCATATTTTCAAAAGTACATTAATGTCATTCAAAAGTCTAACAGTTCAAAGGGCAAACAGTGAGAAGTAAGTCTCCTTCCCACCTCGACGTCTGGGCCTCAATAACTCCCCAAGAGCATCAGTCCTTAGTGGTGATGATATCGCCCTCAGGGGGGTGAAAACTAATTCTGGAGGTGGgcaaaaaatctgtttttaagtATAAAGCATGGATAtacataatattattaaaatatataaaacatatgaaaAGTCCACCTGTGATAGTAAACCTTCATGGGTGtatgaggaaaaaaatgtctAAATCAATTGCTTCTTAGGGTATAATAAGGAAATAAGTGTTGAGAAATGATCCTAGAAGCAACCCCTACTTAGTTTCTTTTGAGAACTTCCAGACAAATTCTAGGCATTTTCAAGTAAATATCTATGTATCTACTTGTTCCCATTTTTACATCAATGATAACATACCatctgaaactttattttttcacttgCAATATATCTTGGCAATCACTACATGTCAGTGAACAGTTTGCTggtttctttttcacagctgcatagtattcctttATGTTTGTACAAAATTTACTTACCCCTTTCTCATGGATCGACACACAACATTGGAAACGCATAACATGTGTGCTGCAAGTGTACACTGGATAACTGCATTTACGTCATTTCATATATGAATGCTtgcatctgaaagagaaattcctGGAAGTGTGATAGCAGAGTCAAAGGTGTGTGCATCTGTCATTTAAGTAGATACTGTAACATGTCCTGCAGAAGATTTGTACCAATTTCCTTCTCTATCATCAAGGTAAGAGAGTGCCGCAGCCTCACCAATGTGGTGTTATTATACCTTTTTATCTTTCCTGATCTGATGGATTAAAATGGTTTCACATTAtagtggttttttaaaatattttatttattggttttttggagagaaggatgagagagagagaatgagaaagaggggggagaagtgggaagcatctacttgtagtaatagctgcttcctgtatgtgcattgaccaggttttgaatcagcaacctcagcattccaggtcaatactttatccacggcaccaccacaggtcaggcatagcatagttttaatgttcatttcttttatgAGATTGAGAATTTTTCCTGTGCTAAACTAAAagccatttgtttttctccatgaGCTCAAGGCTTGTATTCTTTGCTAACTTTTTTATGGACTGTTGTAGTATTTTTCTTACTGTTTCcaagagctctttatatattatggTCATTACGTCTTTCAGTTATGAGTTATAGTCTACTCTGTCATTTGTCACTTAAAgattattaagtttatttttgaagTTGTCATTTGTCTTGATTTTGTTCAGGGTGATTTTTgccttgttgatttttcttttgatgttttcTTGCAGTCACCTGCTTTAGTCATTTCTTTTATGGCATCTGAGTTTTGTGTCATATTGAGAAGGGGAGCTACCTTTGAAATggtgggaggtgggaaggagcaTTCTGACAAGATCAACAGTTAAGTGCAGTGATCCTAAGGTAGGAGGGAATGGCCTAGGGCATCAGTAGGGCCACCACCCAGGAGCTTCTTGGCAGCTGGAACCTTTGGGAGGGACTGGAAATGGGGCCAGAAGGTACTCTGTGAGATGGGCCCTGTGAGAATATTTCTTGGGCAGACTTAGGGCAAAGGGTTGAGCTGAAAACAGTGGGGGCCAACCTGGGCTCTGGGGTCCCAGAACATGGTGTTCTTGAAGGTACAAATGAGGGATAGACTTTGGATGGAAGGAAAAAGTTGGCAAGAACAAATGTGGGGAGGGTAGAGTTTTAGGGGAGAGAGAAACTTGGGTAACGGGCTGTGGACACTGGAGGGCCTTCAGGAGGCCATCATAAGGCAGAGCCTTGAGGGGCAGAACATTCAGTCTTTGTGGTGGATATGTGGAGGCACTTGTGTGGGGGGTTCTGGGGGGTACTCGGAGCATCAGGGTGTTGGGTAACTTTGGATAATCAGAGAGGGGGAACCACCAGCAGGTGGATTTTGGGTCTCAGAACCAGCAATGTCTTGGGAAGTGGATTCTGGAGGGCATGTTTGCAGGCATTAGAAATAGAGATAGATTGTAAGGGTGTATATAGGGGCTGGGACACACATGGAAAGATTCTGGGAGAAGGGTTTGAACGTTCTGGTGCAAGTTCCTTGGAGAGGAACAGGTTATGGAAGTGGGTTTGGGAGTTCTTGACGGGCATATCAATTGGGTAAATTGAGGGGCTTAGAGTCAGAGGGTTATATCAAAAGACACAGAGCATGAGGGTGAGAGACTAAGGGGTCCAAGTTTGGGAATGCCTTGGGCGTGCATTTGGGTGGGATCTTAGGGGACGGGTTTGCCAGAGTTAGTGGGCCTGTGTCAGGACGGGTCCAGGAGTGGACCAGACTGACTCTGGGGGAAGGCAGGATAGACCTGGCTGGGAACAGAAGCTTTACTGCCCTCTCCAAGCCCCTGCCCCACTCAGGAGCATTTGCGGTATACAATTTGGGGACCCTGCTCCTCGTACTGCGCCCTCAGGACCCAGCAGGACTGGAAGGAGCGCAGCGAGGCTAGGATGGAACCGCCGATCCACACCGAAAAGTTGCGGATGGGCTCAACCGCCACCTCCAGGTGCACTTCGCAGGGCAGACTGCGCAGAAGCTCCCTGCGGAAGCGATCCTTCAAACCCACGAAGAGCGAGGAGCCACCGCAGAGCAACACGTTCTGCGCCATGTCCACACGCACCTCCGTGGGCACCTTGTTAAGACTCTGTTTGGCCATGGTGGGGATTCCCACGGGCGACAGCCCAGGCATTTCCGGGGGGCTGAACAGCAGCTCTGGGCACTGAAACAACTCCTTGCCCAGCGTGACCGTTCGGCCATTGGGCAGCTTCAGGCGCTGCCGGCACTCCTGCTCCGGCTGGGCCTGTGCCTTCTGGAAGTCGGGGGCTATGTAACAATAGCAGTGCTTGATGTTCTCCACTGTTTCCAGGTCCTGCTGCCCCAGCGGCAAACGGGAACCCCAAAGCATCTCCGCCAGAAAGGAGGTCAGGTGGGTGCCTGCCAGGTCCAGGCGCTCGATGGCGTGGGGCAGATGGTAGCCTTGGAATACGGGCACGGTGGAGGTGACTCCGTGGCCTATGTCCACCACCAGCCCGTTGACCCGCCCGTGCGAATAGACAGACAGCAGTGACTGGGAAGCTACGTACATGGCGGGGGCGCGCATTGACTCAAAAGCCACCTCCAGTAGCTTCTCGCGGTTGGTGGTGGGGCTGAAGGGTGGGTCAGAGAATAGCAGCGGGTGGTCCTGCGTGGAAACACGGAGGTCGTGCTCCAGCAGGTGGCGCCAGATGAGCTCTGCCGCGTCCCAGTCCACCACGATGCCATTCTGCACCGGCTGCACCAGCATCAGTTCTGGGCGCGCGCGGGCAGCCTCGCCGATGAAAGTCTCCAGCGCTGGCTGTCCCGTGGTGGTCAGTTTCCTGGGCTGGCAGCCCAAGATGGTGGCCACGGTGTAGGTGGGCTGGGCTTGTCCCGCGAAGCCCACCTTACAGGTTCCTGTGCCCATGTCGATGACCACCGCTCCGGTCTTTGGTGGCAACCTATTGTCCACCATGCTGAGGGCGAATGAGTTAGGATTCTCCCCCCCCTACCTGGGGGCCTTTGAGGAGCACTGGTACACAGAGAATTTTGGGTGATTTGCATTCATGACTGCAGATGGCCGGTGGCCAACTGGGCAAGGCTGATCATTGTCCTCTGGGTGTGGTGTGTGGGGAGGAAAGGTTGAGCCTGGgccaaggagaggcagagacaaggaGATGGGGCTGGTCTATGACGTCAGCCTACCTGCTATCCCGTTTAGAAGACTTCACAatgcagggctgggggtggagttCCTCCCTAAGGGTAGGGCCCTTCCCTGCCCTTCTTGCCCCAGAAAGCTCCCAGGGCACTTATTTATTCTGCATCCCCCCACCCTCCAAATACCAAAtttggagaaggaaggggatagAGAGTTCTTGAGAAAGGACCCTTGATCCAGCTCCTTTCTTCAGGAGCAGGGAAGAACCAGGAATTCTCCTTTTGCTGCCTTGTCTTGAAGTTATTTATAGTGTGGTATTTAGAGCTGGCCACAGGCCTCCTTAGAATACGAAACTATTTATCCTTAGGATATTAATCAGAAGGTGGTTGGTTAGTGTGGCTTTCTAGTTTCCAAGAAGATATAAAAGCCAGCCTGGCatggaggggaagaagaggcacaGACACTTCTACTCTAAGTTTTTTCACTCTTCTGCTCTTCCTACTTCCTGGAGCAGCCTCCTTGACCCATTCATGCAGAGCAGGAATTTGTGTCTTCAAATC of Saccopteryx bilineata isolate mSacBil1 chromosome 1, mSacBil1_pri_phased_curated, whole genome shotgun sequence contains these proteins:
- the ACTL9 gene encoding LOW QUALITY PROTEIN: actin-like protein 9 (The sequence of the model RefSeq protein was modified relative to this genomic sequence to represent the inferred CDS: substituted 1 base at 1 genomic stop codon); this translates as MNANHPKFSVYQCSSKAPRXGGENPNSFALSMVDNRLPPKTGAVVIDMGTGTCKVGFAGQAQPTYTVATILGCQPRKLTTTGQPALETFIGEAARARPELMLVQPVQNGIVVDWDAAELIWRHLLEHDLRVSTQDHPLLFSDPPFSPTTNREKLLEVAFESMRAPAMYVASQSLLSVYSHGRVNGLVVDIGHGVTSTVPVFQGYHLPHAIERLDLAGTHLTSFLAEMLWGSRLPLGQQDLETVENIKHCYCYIAPDFQKAQAQPEQECRQRLKLPNGRTVTLGKELFQCPELLFSPPEMPGLSPVGIPTMAKQSLNKVPTEVRVDMAQNVLLCGGSSLFVGLKDRFRRELLRSLPCEVHLEVAVEPIRNFSVWIGGSILASLRSFQSCWVLRAQYEEQGPQIVYRKCS